The stretch of DNA GCCGCCGAGCGGATCGGCTGGGGCTATGCCTGCGCGCCGATCATAGACGCGATGCACCGCATCCGCGCGCCGTTCAACGTGACCACCGCCGGCCAGGCCGCCGCGGTCGCCGCCCTCGCCGACACCGGCTTCGTCGACGCGACTCGCGCGCACAACGACACGTGGCGCGGCTGGTTCGTCGAGCAGATCGGCCAGATGGGCAATGCGGGGCTGCGTTGCGTACCGTCGAAGGCGAACTTCGTGCTGGTGCTGTTCGAGGGCACACTGACCGCCGACGCCGCCTATCACGGACTGATGGAGGCGGGCTATATTGTCCGCTGGCTACCAAGCCAGGGGCTGCCCAACGCGCTGCGCATCACGATCGGCACCGAGGAGGAGACGCGCGGCGTCACCGCGGCGCTGCGCGATCTGGTCGAGCGGGCCTGATGCTGCCGTTCGCGCGCGTCACGATCATCGGGCTGGGGCTGATCGGCTCGTCGGTGGCGCGCGCGGTGCAGGAGACGATGCCGACGGTTCGCATCACCGGCTACGACGCCGACGCGGGCGTGCGCGAAGCGGCGGACCGGCTGCAATTCTGCGACGACGTCGCGGACTCGGCGGGTGCCGCGGTGATCGACGCCGACCTCGTGATTCTCTGCGTCCCCGTCGGGATCATGGGCGACGTCGCGCGCGAATTCGCAGCCGAGCTCCCCGCGGATGCGATCGTCAGCGACGTCGGCAGCTGCAAGGCCGAGATCGTCCGCGCGCTGACCGACGCGCTACCGGGCGCTACCGTGATCCCGGCGCATCCGGTCGCCGGCACCGAGCGCTCCGGCCCCGAAGCGGGCTTTGCGACGCTGTTCCGCAACCGCTGGTGCATCGTCACGCCCCCCGAAGGCGCGGATGCGGTCGCGGTCGAGCGCGTGGCCGAATTCTGGCGGCGGCTCGGCGCGCAGGTCGAGACGATGGCGCCCGAGCATCACGACCGCGTCCTCGCGGTGACCAGCCATCTGCCACATCTTATCGCCTACACGATCGTCGGCACCGCGGGCGATCTCGAGGAAGTGACGCAGTCGGAAGTCATCAAATATTCCGCCGGCGGCTTTCGCGACTTTACGCGCATCGCGGCGTCAGATCCGACGATGTGGCGCGACATCTTCCTCAACAACCGCGAGGCGGTGCTGGAGATGCTCCAGCGTTTCTCGGAGGATCTGAGCCAGCTCCAGCGTGCGATCCGCTGGGGCGACGGCGATGCGCTGTTCGACCTGTTCACGCGGACCCGCGCGATCCGCCGCAGCATCGTCGAGCAAGGCCAGGACGACGACGTCCAGGACTTCGGCCGCACCCACGAGTGAAATTTAACCACCCCGGCGAAGGCCGGGGCCCAATTGGGTAGGCCAACGTGACGACGCGCAACGCCCGTTCGCCACGTCCCCCAATTGGGCCCCGGCCTTCGCCGGGGTGGTCGCATATATCAATCCAGCGCGTTCATCGCCGCATGGACACGCTGCTCGGCCTCCTCGCGCGGCAGGCCCGGCGGCACCACCTCGCCAAAGCGGAACGTGATCACCCCCGGCCGCTTCGGGCCCTTTTTCGGCCATACCAGCCCGCTGTCGCATGCGATCGGCACAGTCGGCATCTTCAACGCGCGGTAGAGCCCGGCGAACCCGGGCTTCAGCGCCGGATGCTCCCCCGGCGAAACCCGCGTGCCTTCGGGAAAGATCAGGATCGACCGCCCCGTCGCCTTCGCCGCGGTCGCCTCGCGCATCATGCTGCGCATCGCCTTGGCCGACGCCTCGCGGTCGACGACGATCGCGCCATAGCGCCGCGCCGCCCACCCCCAGGCCGGAATATCGGCGAGCTCGCGCTTCAGCACGATCGCCGGGCCGTCGAGCATCCGCTGCAGCTCGAGCGTCTCGAACATCGCCTGATGCTTGCACGCATAAAAGGCCGGCTCGGTCGGCCTGGTCCCCTCGATCCGGACATGCACACCGAGAATAACCCGTGCGCACCAACGATGAAACCGCGTCCAGATCGTCGAATGCACGATGACCGCGCGCGACCCGAACAGCGCCGAGATCGGCACGCTCACCACGATCGGCACCGACCCCGTGTAGAAAACGAGCATGAACGCCCAGTTGCGCAGCCAAATCATCCGCCAAATCCTATCCACAGCGCGATCCGGCGAAGGATCAACTTGTTATATTCGTTGACCAAGGTCCCGAGGCGAGGCGTGCCGGGCACCCCGTCGCCGAGAATCACGACGTTCTTGTCGAGCGCCGCCGCCAGTTCCATCCGGGCCCGCGCGACATGCCAATCCGACGTTACCAGGCGCACCGACCGGTATTTGTGCACGCGCACCCACCGCGCCGTTTCCTCCGCATTCGAGCGCGTGTCGACCGCGTCCGCGCCAAGATCGATGCAGCACGCGAACCAGGCAGGCGAGGTCCGATACTCCAGTGCGAGATCGATCGGCCGAACCCCCGGCGCGACGCCCGTCACGAGCATCCGCCTGGCCTGATGATCGCGGAGCAAGGCGATGCCGCGGTCGATCCGCCCTGCCCCACCGGTCGGCACCACGATCGCATCGGTCGTGAAACCGTCGAGCGGCTTGGGCAGCAGCAGCATGAACACCGCGAAGCCGAACGCCCAGGCGAGACCCAGGATGCCAAAGAACCGCACGATCACAGGATGTGCCTCAGCGCGCGGACGATCGTGACGCGCGCGGCGAGCGTGGCGAGGACGACGAACGCAATCGGCAGCAGCGCGAGCGCCACCCAGTCGACCCCGCCAAGCGTAACGCCGCCCAACAGCTCCGAACCCAATCCGTGCAACCGGATGCCGATGAACCCGACCACCAGCAGCGCCGCGACACCGCCGCCGACGCCACCGATCGTCGCATCGAGCGCGATCCGCCGCTGGAACAATCGCGCGACCTGCAGATCGGTCGAGCCGAGCATATGCATCACTGCGATCGTCGCGCGATGCGTCTCCAGACCGGCGCGCGCGGCCAGTACGACGACTGCCGCGGTCGCGCTCGCCATCAGCAGGACCAGCGCCAGTGCGAGGACCGTGAGCGACCGCATGACGTCGTTGACCGGTGACATCCAGCTTTCGTGACGATCGACGCGGACCGCGGGGCTCAGACGGCGCACCGTGGCCGCGACCCGCACGGCGGCGACGTCGCCATGGTCGGCGAGGTCGACATCGATCATCGCCGGCACCGGCAATTGCGGATCTGCGCCATCCGACCCGAGCCAGGGTTGCAGCAACCGGGTCAGCTCGGCGCGATCGACCGGCGTGGCGCGCGCCACCGCTGGCATCCTACGCAGCGCCGCAAGCACGCGTGCGGCGGCGACGTCCCGCCGCACCGGATCGCCATCGACGACCTGCACCGTCAACCGCCCCGCCAATTGCCGATCGAGCAGGCGCGCCGCACTCGCGGTCGCCAGCCCGAGCGCCGCCGCGAGCATCGTCAGGAACAGCATGATCGCCATCACCCACGTCATCGCGCGCAGGCCACCCGCCTCGTCGAGCACGCGGCGTTCGGCCGAGGACCGGGCTTTCGTCAGCATCATGAATCAGGCCGCGTCGGCGGATACCGGAGCGACCCCGTCGGATCGAGCAGCCGCCCGCGATCGAGCCGCATCATCTGCGCGCCGGGTATCCGCCCGAGCAGGTGGAAGTCGTGGGTCGCGACGACCACGGTCGTCCCCAGCTTGTTGAGCGATTCGAACAGATGCAGCAGCCGCTCGGCCATGTCGGGATCGACGTTGCCGGTCGGCTCGTCCGCGACCAGGATCTCGGGGCGGGCGATCACCGCGCGGGCGATCGCGACGCGCTGTTGCTCGCCACCCGACAGCGTCGCCGGCCGCGCATCGGCACGCTCGGTCAACCCGACCCAGGCGAGCATCTCGCGCACCGGTTGCTCGATATCCGCTTCGGGCATGCCCGCAACGCGCAACGGCAGCGCGATATTGTCCCAGGTCGACAGATGCGGAACGAGCCGGAAATCCTGGAACACCACACCGATCCGCCGCCGGAACCCGGGCAGGCGATCGCGCGACAACACCACTGCATCCTCGCCGAACAGGCGGATCACGCCGCGCGTCGGCCGTTGTGCCAGATACAGGAGCTGCAGCAGCGATGTCTTCCCCGCACCGCTCGCCCCGGTCAGGAAATAGAACGCACCGCTGCGCAGCGTGAAGCTGACGTCTGACAGCGTCTCCGGTCCAGCGTCCGGGCCCGTGCCGTAGCGAAGCCCGACATTCTCGAATTGGACGATATTCGCCATGACGTGGTTGCGCCCGCTCTCGCCCGCTTGATGCCCGTGCCAATGCCCGTATCGGCGCTTTCGCATGAAAGCGCGCGCCGCTTCAAGCTTGCCACATATGCGGGCCGCGTGCTTATTCGCCGTGAGAACGGTCGCGCTCCGGCGGCCGCTGGTGAAGCGTATCCATGATCCTCCAATGTCCCGAGTGCAGTACGCGCTATCTGGTCCCCGACAGCGCGATCGGGACCGAGGGGCGCACCGTGCGCTGCGCCAATTGCCGGCATAGCTGGTTCCAGGCCGCCGCACCGGAGATCGAGGACGCGCTGGAAAGTCCCGAACCGACGCCGCTCGCCCCCGTGCCGCCCCCGCTCGCCCCGCTCCCGCCTGCTCCGCTGGCGCGTCCGCCGGTGGTGGAGCCTACGGAACGATTCGCACCATTTGCTTCCCCTGCGCCGGTGACGGCCGCACCGGCGGCACCCGAGTCTGCGATCATCCCGACCTATGCCGCACCGACATTCCCGCCAGTCGCCGAGCAGCCACCGTTCCGCCCCCGTCGCAACACCACGCGGCGCTGGACGATCGTGGCTGTGCTCGCCGGGTTGCTGATGCTGATTGCGGCGGGGGCGATCGTGTATCTCGGTGCGCCCGGTGTCGCGGCCAAGCTCGGTCTCGGGATCGGCAGCGACGAGACGCCGCTACGGCTACGCGACAATCCGATCGAGCGACGCGAACTGGACAACGGTTCCGAGCTGTTCGCGGTCAGCGGTCAGGTCACCAACCCGTCGAACCAGCGCCAGCGCGTGCCCGACATCCGCGCCGAACTCCGCGATGCGCAGGGACGCCTGGTGTATAGCTGGACGATCACCCCGCAGCAGCGGACGCTCGCGCCGGGCGGTGCGATCGACTTCAACTCGGCGACGTTGAACGTGCCCGCGAACTCGAAGCGGCTCGAACTGAGTTTCGCGGGCGAGGCGACGCGCTAAGTCCTTCGAGTCCTCCCTCGCCAGGGGGAGGATCGTGTCAGTGGCGCAACCGCCGGCTCACGATCCAGAACCGCACGCCGTGCAATAGTGCCGCTGTCACCATGCCGAGTCCGGAGGCGTAGACCAGCGCCATCGGCCCGAGCCCCGCGTGCACCATCCACCAGCCTGCGCCGCCTGTGACGATGAAATACGCGACGATGCTGTTCACGCCCGCGACGACCTGATCACCGAGCGAGCGGAGTGCGTAGACGAGGACGACCTGGGCGCCGTCGAACAGGATGAACGGCGCCCATACCGGCAACATTGCCAGCGCGGTTCCGTGCGTGGCGATGTCGGCCGGGAACGCCGCGACGATCGGCCCTCGGCCGACGATCAGGACGATCCCGCACATGCCCAGCGCGAGCATCGACAGGCCGGTCGCGATCAGCGCGCGCGCGATACCCGCAGTCGGATTTCCCTCGCCCACCGCATTGCCGACGCGGACGCCGCATGCCGAGCCAAGCCCGAGCGCCACCCCGAAGGTGACGTTGTGGACCGAGAACACGATCTGGAACGCGTGCGCGACGTCGTCGCCGAATTGCGTCGACAGCGCGATCAGGATCGAGAAGCCGGCAAGCTCGAGCCCCGACGCGACGGCCGGAACTATGCCGAACACCGCCAGCGTCGCGATCCCGGCTGGCACCCCCTGCCATGCCGCGAGATCGATTCGCCGTACACCCCGTTCCTTCGCGCGCGGCAGGGTCAGTGCTGCGGCGATCATGCCGACCGCACCGAGGCCGGACGCGACCGCGGTGGCCGTCGCCGCCCCGACCGCACCCATGGCGGGCAATCCGAGATGGCCGCCTGACATCGCCCAGGCGAGCACGGCGTTGAACGGCAGGATCGACAAATTCACCACCGCGACCCGCCGTGGCCGGCTGACGCCCTCCAGGAAGAAGCTGGCGGCGACGATCATGAGTTGCGGCGGATAGGTGAACGCCATTACCCGCACGACTCGCCCGGCCGGCTCGACCAGCGCAGGCGCAACGCCGATCCCGGCGAGCATGGCGTCGGCGAACACGAACATGACGCCGCCGACGACAAGCCCGAGCAGCAACCCCAGCACGAGACCTTCGCGGAGCACCTGCCCGGTTCGCGGCAGGTCGCCCGCCCCGTCGGCGCGCGCGGTGTGGACGAGCACGCCCGACAGCCATGCGAGCCCGGTGACGATCGCGATGAACGTCAGCGAGCGGCTCGCCCCCAGTGCTGCGACTTCATGCACGCCGACGAGGCCGACGACGATCACGTCGGTGACGTGCAGGATCGTCCAGTTGAGGCTCGTCAGCATCACCGGCCACGCGAGCGCGAGGATGCGCCGCGTTTCGGCCCTCAGATTCGTGGAATGACGGGGTGCGGCCATCCTTTGCGGTACCGGACGAACGCTTTTTCGCAAAGGGCGTTGCGCGATGCGGAAAGCCTTGCTAGTGGCGCTCGCCTACCAGATGCCGGGTCCGCCCGGTGATGTTTCATGGGCGGCCATGGCGGAACTGGTAGACGCGCAACGTTGAGGTCGTTGTGGGCGAAAGCCCGTGGAAGTTCGAGTCTTCTTGGCCGCACCATTTTTCCGATAGAGTAAACACCCCCTTCGAGGGTCCCCATGTCGCCGCTGTGCGTTGGGCTTGGCGGAGGCATTGCATGAGTTCGATCGACGACACGATCATCGAAACGCCCGAGGGCCCGATGACGTTTGCCCAATGGAAGAAGAAGAACCCGGTCCA from Sphingomonas sp. HMP9 encodes:
- a CDS encoding prephenate/arogenate dehydrogenase family protein, yielding MLPFARVTIIGLGLIGSSVARAVQETMPTVRITGYDADAGVREAADRLQFCDDVADSAGAAVIDADLVILCVPVGIMGDVAREFAAELPADAIVSDVGSCKAEIVRALTDALPGATVIPAHPVAGTERSGPEAGFATLFRNRWCIVTPPEGADAVAVERVAEFWRRLGAQVETMAPEHHDRVLAVTSHLPHLIAYTIVGTAGDLEEVTQSEVIKYSAGGFRDFTRIAASDPTMWRDIFLNNREAVLEMLQRFSEDLSQLQRAIRWGDGDALFDLFTRTRAIRRSIVEQGQDDDVQDFGRTHE
- a CDS encoding lysophospholipid acyltransferase family protein; the encoded protein is MIWLRNWAFMLVFYTGSVPIVVSVPISALFGSRAVIVHSTIWTRFHRWCARVILGVHVRIEGTRPTEPAFYACKHQAMFETLELQRMLDGPAIVLKRELADIPAWGWAARRYGAIVVDREASAKAMRSMMREATAAKATGRSILIFPEGTRVSPGEHPALKPGFAGLYRALKMPTVPIACDSGLVWPKKGPKRPGVITFRFGEVVPPGLPREEAEQRVHAAMNALD
- a CDS encoding YdcF family protein translates to MIVRFFGILGLAWAFGFAVFMLLLPKPLDGFTTDAIVVPTGGAGRIDRGIALLRDHQARRMLVTGVAPGVRPIDLALEYRTSPAWFACCIDLGADAVDTRSNAEETARWVRVHKYRSVRLVTSDWHVARARMELAAALDKNVVILGDGVPGTPRLGTLVNEYNKLILRRIALWIGFGG
- a CDS encoding permease, whose product is MMLTKARSSAERRVLDEAGGLRAMTWVMAIMLFLTMLAAALGLATASAARLLDRQLAGRLTVQVVDGDPVRRDVAAARVLAALRRMPAVARATPVDRAELTRLLQPWLGSDGADPQLPVPAMIDVDLADHGDVAAVRVAATVRRLSPAVRVDRHESWMSPVNDVMRSLTVLALALVLLMASATAAVVVLAARAGLETHRATIAVMHMLGSTDLQVARLFQRRIALDATIGGVGGGVAALLVVGFIGIRLHGLGSELLGGVTLGGVDWVALALLPIAFVVLATLAARVTIVRALRHIL
- the ftsE gene encoding cell division ATP-binding protein FtsE, with protein sequence MANIVQFENVGLRYGTGPDAGPETLSDVSFTLRSGAFYFLTGASGAGKTSLLQLLYLAQRPTRGVIRLFGEDAVVLSRDRLPGFRRRIGVVFQDFRLVPHLSTWDNIALPLRVAGMPEADIEQPVREMLAWVGLTERADARPATLSGGEQQRVAIARAVIARPEILVADEPTGNVDPDMAERLLHLFESLNKLGTTVVVATHDFHLLGRIPGAQMMRLDRGRLLDPTGSLRYPPTRPDS
- a CDS encoding MJ0042-type zinc finger domain-containing protein, translated to MILQCPECSTRYLVPDSAIGTEGRTVRCANCRHSWFQAAAPEIEDALESPEPTPLAPVPPPLAPLPPAPLARPPVVEPTERFAPFASPAPVTAAPAAPESAIIPTYAAPTFPPVAEQPPFRPRRNTTRRWTIVAVLAGLLMLIAAGAIVYLGAPGVAAKLGLGIGSDETPLRLRDNPIERRELDNGSELFAVSGQVTNPSNQRQRVPDIRAELRDAQGRLVYSWTITPQQRTLAPGGAIDFNSATLNVPANSKRLELSFAGEATR
- a CDS encoding MATE family efflux transporter → MAAPRHSTNLRAETRRILALAWPVMLTSLNWTILHVTDVIVVGLVGVHEVAALGASRSLTFIAIVTGLAWLSGVLVHTARADGAGDLPRTGQVLREGLVLGLLLGLVVGGVMFVFADAMLAGIGVAPALVEPAGRVVRVMAFTYPPQLMIVAASFFLEGVSRPRRVAVVNLSILPFNAVLAWAMSGGHLGLPAMGAVGAATATAVASGLGAVGMIAAALTLPRAKERGVRRIDLAAWQGVPAGIATLAVFGIVPAVASGLELAGFSILIALSTQFGDDVAHAFQIVFSVHNVTFGVALGLGSACGVRVGNAVGEGNPTAGIARALIATGLSMLALGMCGIVLIVGRGPIVAAFPADIATHGTALAMLPVWAPFILFDGAQVVLVYALRSLGDQVVAGVNSIVAYFIVTGGAGWWMVHAGLGPMALVYASGLGMVTAALLHGVRFWIVSRRLRH